In Salifodinibacter halophilus, the genomic stretch CAGCAACGTCGGCTATTCCTACGCGTTCCGGCCCTATTTCCAACTGGCCATGGCTCACGGCGCCGGCGAGTTCTACGCCATCGGCGTCACCACCGGCGTGCCCGGCCACTTCATCGCCCGCGCGGTGCGCGACGAGCGCGGCGGCGCGG encodes the following:
- a CDS encoding sensor histidine kinase produces the protein NERLVQLNFANRTSTLTLIDRSGTGIAASDWDQPNSNVGYSYAFRPYFQLAMAHGAGEFYAIGVTTGVPGHFIARAVRDERGGA